A window from Vulcanimicrobium alpinum encodes these proteins:
- a CDS encoding S41 family peptidase — protein MNSSGYVRTPTIAGDRIVFACEDDLWIVGAGGGIARRLTTTAGESTLPRLSPDGTQLAFVGRDEGHPELYVMPADGGVPRRLTYLGGDALYTSGWSRDGRTIFFTSDAGSPFIKETLPFRIDAAGGEPAALDVGHAMTCDVADGGATVLGRNAIDPARWKRYRGGTAGHLWVDPRGDGTFARLGREIDGNLTWPMWLDGRVLFLSDHEGIGNLYSLDAAGGDLRRHTDEREHYARFPSTDRTRVVYACGGDLVLLDPRDGSVRRVAVEMPSNAPETARRFVDAGDLLDSWQPSRDGTTLALASRGRTFTMPLWEEAVTEHPAGAGDDPTAVVRRRAVNWLHDDKRIAYIDDTAGYERIAVAPVDQSAPASYLTNDDHGIIHALAASPAGDRFAFATNRHDLWLVDGGSAPRKVDTSVGERIDDLAFSPDGGWLAYVWSPKARTTIVRLLDCETGAVVDATSPLREDRSPAWDPEGKYLYVLSTRDFHPVYDALQFELSFPEASRPYLVTLRTETANPFVAKPAPLHKAHDDDKDDDDDADKKDVTPVLIDTDGLPLRMLAFPVEEGAYDRIAAGKARAFFSRFPVRGIRPNAHDHDDHGGDLLAYDFEEQRSATLASDIDDFVLGTDGRTLVYASHGKLRAIDAGGDLPEDADDEKPAQDPGRRTGWLDLARVSVLVEPAAEWRQMLREAWRLQRENFWDPQMGGVAWDAVLARYDALLPKIRTRNELSDVVWEMQGELGTSHAYESGGDKPVPPQYKRGFLGADVEWNDALRGYTIRRILRGDPWNRDADSPLAEPGVDVREGDTIVGIGGRTFAPGVGLGALLVNLAGRDVVLSVVRPSTRSGDGTPRRVLVRTLRDERMLRYRAWVDANRATVHARTGGRVGYVHVPDMGPWGFAEFHRGYLSEFDRDGLIVDVRYNRGGHVSSLLLEKLARKRVGYDVSRWTPPQPYPDESVRGPIVALTNQFAGSDGDIFSHCFKLYGLGPLVGMRTWGGVVGINPRHRLVDGTETTQPEYSFWFTDAGWGVENYGTDPTHEVDIAPQDSRAGRDPQMDEALRLIHDALAAAPPRPSFPPPPNRAISR, from the coding sequence GTGAACTCGAGCGGTTACGTACGCACTCCCACGATCGCCGGCGATCGGATCGTCTTCGCATGCGAGGACGATCTGTGGATCGTCGGCGCAGGCGGCGGCATCGCGCGCCGTCTCACCACGACGGCCGGTGAGTCCACGCTGCCGCGGCTCTCGCCGGACGGAACGCAGCTCGCGTTCGTCGGCCGCGACGAGGGCCATCCGGAACTGTACGTGATGCCGGCCGACGGCGGCGTCCCGCGTCGCCTGACGTACCTCGGCGGCGACGCATTGTATACGTCGGGGTGGTCGCGCGACGGGCGCACGATCTTCTTCACCTCGGACGCGGGATCGCCGTTCATCAAGGAGACGCTGCCGTTCCGCATCGACGCCGCCGGCGGCGAACCCGCGGCGCTGGACGTCGGTCACGCGATGACCTGCGACGTCGCGGACGGCGGCGCGACGGTGCTCGGCCGCAACGCGATCGACCCGGCACGCTGGAAGCGCTATCGCGGGGGAACGGCCGGGCATCTGTGGGTTGACCCGCGCGGCGACGGCACGTTCGCGCGGCTCGGACGCGAGATCGACGGCAATTTGACATGGCCGATGTGGCTGGACGGCCGCGTCCTCTTCCTCTCCGATCACGAAGGGATCGGCAACCTCTACTCGCTCGACGCGGCGGGGGGCGATCTGCGCCGGCATACCGACGAGCGCGAGCATTACGCGCGCTTCCCGTCGACCGACCGAACGCGCGTCGTCTACGCGTGCGGCGGCGATCTCGTGCTGCTCGATCCGCGCGACGGCAGCGTCCGCCGCGTCGCCGTCGAGATGCCGTCGAACGCGCCGGAAACCGCGCGCCGCTTCGTCGACGCCGGCGATCTGCTCGACTCGTGGCAGCCGTCTCGCGACGGGACGACGCTTGCGCTCGCGTCGCGCGGGCGCACGTTCACGATGCCGCTCTGGGAAGAGGCCGTCACCGAACATCCGGCCGGCGCCGGCGACGATCCGACCGCCGTCGTGCGCCGCCGCGCCGTCAACTGGCTGCACGACGACAAGCGGATCGCGTACATCGACGATACGGCGGGATACGAACGGATCGCCGTCGCGCCGGTCGATCAGAGCGCGCCGGCCTCGTATCTCACGAACGACGATCACGGCATCATCCACGCGCTCGCGGCGTCGCCGGCCGGCGATCGCTTCGCGTTCGCGACCAATCGCCACGATCTGTGGCTCGTCGACGGCGGCAGCGCTCCGCGCAAGGTCGACACCAGCGTCGGCGAACGGATCGACGATCTCGCGTTCTCGCCCGACGGCGGCTGGCTCGCGTACGTGTGGTCGCCCAAAGCGCGCACCACCATCGTGCGTCTGCTCGACTGCGAGACCGGCGCGGTCGTCGACGCGACCTCGCCGCTGCGCGAAGACCGCTCGCCGGCCTGGGATCCCGAAGGCAAGTATCTCTACGTCCTCTCGACGCGCGATTTCCATCCGGTCTACGACGCGCTGCAGTTCGAGCTCAGTTTCCCCGAGGCGTCGCGTCCGTATCTGGTGACGCTGCGCACGGAGACGGCGAACCCGTTCGTCGCGAAGCCGGCGCCGCTGCACAAGGCGCACGACGACGACAAAGACGACGATGACGACGCCGACAAGAAAGACGTCACGCCCGTCCTCATCGACACCGACGGACTGCCGCTGCGGATGCTCGCGTTTCCGGTCGAGGAAGGCGCCTACGACCGCATCGCTGCCGGCAAAGCGCGCGCGTTCTTCTCCCGGTTTCCGGTGCGCGGGATCCGGCCCAACGCGCACGATCACGACGATCACGGCGGCGACCTGCTGGCCTACGACTTCGAGGAACAGCGCAGCGCGACGCTCGCGAGCGACATCGACGATTTTGTGCTGGGGACCGACGGCCGCACGCTGGTGTATGCGTCTCACGGGAAATTACGCGCGATCGACGCCGGCGGCGATCTTCCCGAAGACGCCGACGACGAGAAGCCCGCGCAGGACCCCGGGCGCCGCACCGGCTGGCTCGATCTCGCGCGCGTGAGCGTGCTGGTCGAACCGGCGGCGGAGTGGCGGCAGATGCTGCGCGAAGCATGGCGCTTGCAGCGCGAGAACTTCTGGGATCCGCAGATGGGCGGCGTCGCGTGGGACGCGGTGCTCGCGCGCTACGACGCGCTGCTGCCGAAGATCCGCACGCGCAACGAACTCTCCGACGTGGTGTGGGAGATGCAGGGCGAACTCGGCACCTCGCACGCGTACGAGTCGGGCGGCGACAAGCCGGTCCCGCCGCAATACAAGCGCGGTTTCCTCGGCGCCGACGTGGAGTGGAACGACGCGCTGCGCGGCTACACGATCCGGCGCATCCTCCGCGGCGACCCCTGGAACCGCGATGCCGACTCGCCGCTCGCGGAACCCGGCGTCGACGTGCGCGAAGGCGACACGATCGTCGGGATCGGCGGCCGCACCTTCGCGCCGGGCGTCGGCTTGGGCGCGCTGCTGGTAAACCTCGCTGGTCGCGACGTCGTGCTCTCGGTGGTACGTCCTTCGACCCGCTCAGGAGACGGTACGCCGCGACGCGTGCTGGTGCGGACGCTGCGCGACGAGCGGATGCTGCGCTACCGCGCGTGGGTCGACGCGAACCGCGCGACGGTGCACGCGCGCACCGGCGGCCGCGTCGGATACGTGCACGTCCCCGACATGGGGCCGTGGGGGTTCGCGGAGTTCCATCGCGGCTATCTCAGCGAGTTCGATCGCGACGGGCTGATCGTCGACGTGCGCTACAACCGCGGCGGCCACGTCTCGTCGCTGCTGCTCGAGAAGCTGGCGCGCAAGCGCGTCGGCTACGACGTCTCGCGCTGGACGCCGCCGCAGCCGTATCCCGACGAGTCGGTGCGCGGCCCGATCGTCGCGCTCACCAACCAGTTTGCGGGGAGCGACGGCGACATCTTCAGCCACTGCTTCAAACTGTACGGTCTGGGGCCGCTGGTGGGGATGCGGACGTGGGGCGGAGTCGTCGGGATCAACCCGCGGCACCGCCTCGTCGACGGCACCGAGACGACCCAGCCCGAGTACTCGTTCTGGTTCACCGACGCCGGCTGGGGCGTTGAGAACTACGGGACCGACCCGACCCACGAGGTCGACATCGCCCCGCAGGACAGCCGCGCCGGCCGCGACCCGCAGATGGACGAAGCCCTGCGCCTGATCCACGACGCCCTCGCCGCCGCCCCGCCCCGCCCTAGCTTCCCCCCGCCCCCAAACCGAGCCATCTCACGCTGA
- the infC gene encoding translation initiation factor IF-3 — protein MPAGNPVISNSEDRFGVFAISFVLSGEFVIARPLRVNEQIRIRQVRVIDDAGQQLGVIPTEEALGMARSKGLDLIEVSPTAVPPVCRIGDYGRLKYEQSKKDKEARKKQRNWELREVKLRPKIDVHDYEVKAKMAERLLLDGGKVKVTIMFRGREITYTAFGKRLLDRIAKDLENTALLEREAKLEGKNMFLILAPRPTPLGPPRFVHLKTDTAHHDVETADHHDDHEPDTDHGTDTDAVATIGGASA, from the coding sequence ATGCCTGCGGGCAATCCGGTCATCTCGAACAGCGAGGACCGCTTCGGCGTCTTCGCTATTTCATTTGTTCTTTCTGGAGAGTTTGTCATAGCACGACCGCTTCGCGTCAACGAGCAGATTAGAATCCGCCAAGTCCGCGTCATCGACGATGCCGGCCAGCAGCTAGGCGTCATACCGACCGAGGAAGCCCTCGGAATGGCGCGCAGCAAGGGACTGGACCTCATCGAGGTGTCACCGACCGCGGTCCCTCCGGTCTGCCGTATCGGTGATTACGGTCGTTTGAAGTACGAGCAGTCGAAAAAAGACAAAGAGGCGCGCAAGAAACAGCGCAACTGGGAGTTGCGCGAAGTCAAGCTGCGTCCCAAGATCGACGTCCACGACTACGAAGTCAAAGCGAAGATGGCGGAGCGCCTTCTTCTCGACGGCGGCAAGGTCAAGGTCACGATCATGTTCCGCGGACGCGAGATCACGTACACCGCGTTCGGAAAACGGCTGCTCGACCGGATCGCGAAAGATCTGGAGAATACCGCTCTGCTCGAACGCGAGGCGAAGCTCGAAGGCAAGAACATGTTTCTCATCCTCGCACCTCGTCCCACTCCGCTGGGTCCGCCGCGGTTCGTCCACTTGAAGACGGATACGGCGCACCACGATGTCGAGACCGCAGATCATCACGATGATCACGAGCCCGACACCGACCACGGCACGGACACGGACGCGGTCGCGACCATCGGGGGAGCCAGTGCCTAA
- a CDS encoding large ribosomal subunit protein bL35 — MSANGKVTHRHQFSGCGHILSKKSRNRKRKFRKDQAVFSGDLKRFAPQIPYLL; from the coding sequence GTGAGCGCCAACGGCAAGGTGACGCACCGCCACCAGTTTTCGGGTTGCGGCCACATCCTCAGCAAGAAATCGCGCAACCGCAAACGCAAGTTCCGCAAGGATCAAGCGGTGTTCTCCGGCGATCTGAAGCGCTTCGCGCCGCAGATTCCGTACCTGCTGTAG
- the rplT gene encoding 50S ribosomal protein L20: MARIKRGLHKIKHRRKVMKLVKGFRAARRRNYRVANEALLHSLAYAFRDRRVRKRDFRSLWIARINAAARREGLSYSKFIAGLKKSGVVMNRKALADLAVHDAAAFRRLLSLAKDAHNTTTTAA, translated from the coding sequence ATGGCTCGCATCAAACGCGGTCTGCACAAGATCAAGCACCGCCGCAAGGTGATGAAGCTCGTCAAGGGCTTCCGCGCCGCGCGCCGCCGCAACTATCGCGTCGCCAACGAAGCGCTGCTGCACTCGCTGGCCTACGCGTTCCGCGACCGCCGCGTCCGCAAGCGCGACTTCCGCTCGCTCTGGATCGCGCGCATCAACGCGGCCGCGCGCCGCGAAGGCTTGTCGTACTCGAAGTTCATCGCCGGCCTGAAGAAGTCGGGTGTGGTGATGAACCGCAAGGCGCTCGCCGACCTGGCCGTGCACGACGCTGCGGCGTTCCGCCGTCTGCTCAGCCTCGCGAAGGACGCGCACAACACCACGACGACCGCGGCGTAG
- a CDS encoding MOSC domain-containing protein, producing MILGIYTTSAAGEPMRGHDRIAVSPGAGLAGDRYASGGGHWSYRASYVNEITFIEAEAVERLCSELGIAPIDPARLRRNVVTRGVALQGLIAREFAIGDALFRGVRPCDPCAYLEGLLGIPLRATLAEHGGLRASVVRAGTIAVSEAIVIR from the coding sequence ATGATTCTCGGCATCTATACCACGAGCGCGGCGGGCGAACCGATGCGCGGCCACGATCGCATCGCCGTGTCGCCTGGTGCGGGGCTCGCCGGCGACCGCTATGCCTCGGGTGGCGGACACTGGTCGTATCGCGCGAGCTACGTCAACGAGATCACGTTCATCGAAGCCGAGGCGGTCGAGCGGCTGTGCAGCGAACTCGGAATCGCGCCGATCGATCCGGCGCGCTTGCGGCGCAACGTCGTCACGCGCGGCGTCGCGCTGCAGGGCCTGATCGCACGCGAGTTCGCGATCGGCGACGCGCTCTTCCGCGGCGTCCGTCCCTGCGATCCGTGCGCGTATCTCGAAGGTCTGCTCGGCATCCCGCTGCGCGCGACCCTCGCCGAGCACGGCGGCTTGCGCGCGAGCGTTGTGCGCGCGGGGACGATCGCTGTGAGCGAAGCGATCGTCATACGCTGA
- the aroA gene encoding 3-phosphoshikimate 1-carboxyvinyltransferase, which translates to MKTAPHLRVPGDKSIAHRAVMFAALARGTSRLRNVPDGLDVLSTQRAMRALGATLHADGDTLVVEGCGGAFRAPDEPIDCGNSGTTMRLVAGILATRAIDVTLTGDDSLRARPMRRVAAPLAAFGATIDLSNGWTAPMRVRGNGDARGAEIAVTVASAQVKSALLLAALGAHGPTRLTGELATRDHTERLLAAFSVHVRADGGALVLDGPAMLHAAEIDVPGDISSAAFLFAAAAATAGGTVTVDDVGLNPTRTAFLDVLRRFGAEVEVRIAADAPEPRGSVTVRGRALHAIEILPSEVPGLIDELPLVGVLGAFANGTTTVRGAAELRVKESDRIESFAAAARALGADVETAPDGFAVHGPARWHDGAVATHHDHRIAMAFAVAGRVARVRVTLDDPDCAAVSFPNFAAALESLA; encoded by the coding sequence ATGAAGACCGCGCCCCACCTCCGCGTCCCCGGCGACAAATCGATCGCGCATCGCGCCGTCATGTTCGCCGCGCTCGCGCGCGGAACGTCGCGGCTGCGGAACGTGCCGGACGGGCTCGACGTGCTCTCGACACAGCGCGCGATGCGCGCGCTCGGCGCGACACTGCACGCAGACGGCGACACGCTCGTCGTCGAGGGCTGCGGCGGCGCGTTCCGCGCGCCGGACGAACCGATCGACTGCGGCAACAGCGGGACGACGATGCGGCTCGTCGCGGGAATCCTGGCAACGCGCGCGATCGACGTGACGCTCACCGGCGACGACTCGCTGCGCGCGCGGCCGATGCGGCGCGTCGCCGCACCGCTGGCGGCGTTCGGCGCGACGATCGACCTCAGCAACGGCTGGACCGCGCCGATGCGCGTGCGCGGGAACGGCGACGCGCGCGGTGCGGAGATCGCGGTGACCGTCGCGAGCGCGCAAGTGAAATCGGCGCTGCTGCTCGCCGCGCTCGGCGCGCACGGTCCGACGCGGCTCACCGGCGAACTCGCGACGCGCGACCACACCGAACGTCTGCTCGCAGCGTTCAGCGTGCACGTGCGCGCGGACGGCGGCGCATTGGTCCTCGACGGTCCGGCGATGCTTCACGCCGCCGAGATCGACGTCCCCGGCGACATCTCGAGCGCGGCCTTTCTGTTCGCGGCGGCCGCGGCGACGGCGGGCGGCACTGTCACCGTCGACGACGTCGGGCTCAACCCGACGCGCACCGCGTTCCTCGACGTGCTGCGGCGTTTCGGCGCCGAGGTCGAGGTGCGCATCGCCGCCGATGCGCCGGAGCCACGCGGCTCCGTCACCGTGCGCGGCCGCGCCCTGCACGCGATCGAGATCCTGCCGTCCGAAGTGCCGGGGCTCATCGATGAACTGCCGCTGGTCGGCGTGCTCGGCGCGTTTGCGAACGGGACGACGACGGTGCGCGGCGCCGCCGAACTGCGCGTCAAGGAATCGGATCGAATCGAATCGTTCGCCGCGGCGGCGCGCGCGCTCGGAGCCGACGTCGAGACGGCGCCCGACGGATTCGCCGTGCACGGGCCGGCGCGCTGGCACGACGGCGCGGTGGCGACCCATCACGATCACCGCATCGCGATGGCGTTCGCCGTCGCCGGACGCGTCGCTCGGGTGCGCGTGACGCTCGACGATCCCGACTGCGCCGCGGTCTCGTTCCCCAACTTCGCCGCCGCGCTCGAGTCGCTCGCGTGA
- a CDS encoding shikimate dehydrogenase family protein: MKHAAVIGHPIAHSRSPQLFARFAAASGIALRYDAVDVPPERLEATLRAWRANPEFVGCNVTLPHKKRALALADRADESARACGAANVLTRVDGALIAANTDVEGVEAALAQAGVALRGARVAIIGTGGAARAVAEAARRSGAAQIAVAGRGAERAAALAAAFGGRACTLAAVPLSDIYVNATPVGMDGGPQHSLLPADAPGNATAFDLIYTPERTPFLNDASARGMRTVTGTAMFLAQGAATFARWFGFAPKELPV, from the coding sequence GTGAAGCACGCCGCCGTGATCGGTCACCCGATCGCGCACAGCCGTTCGCCGCAGCTCTTCGCGCGGTTCGCGGCGGCGAGCGGGATCGCGCTGCGCTATGACGCCGTCGACGTCCCGCCCGAACGTCTCGAAGCGACGCTGCGCGCGTGGCGCGCCAATCCGGAGTTCGTCGGCTGCAACGTCACCCTTCCGCACAAAAAACGCGCGCTCGCGCTCGCCGACCGCGCCGACGAGAGCGCGCGCGCCTGCGGCGCCGCCAACGTGCTGACTCGCGTCGACGGCGCGCTGATCGCCGCGAATACCGACGTCGAGGGCGTCGAGGCTGCGCTGGCGCAGGCCGGCGTCGCGCTGCGCGGCGCGCGCGTCGCGATCATCGGCACCGGGGGCGCCGCACGCGCGGTCGCCGAGGCCGCGCGCCGCAGCGGGGCCGCGCAGATCGCCGTCGCCGGGCGCGGCGCGGAGCGCGCCGCCGCGCTCGCCGCGGCGTTCGGCGGCCGCGCGTGCACGCTCGCCGCCGTCCCGCTGAGCGACATCTACGTCAACGCGACGCCGGTCGGGATGGACGGAGGGCCGCAGCACTCGCTGCTGCCGGCCGACGCGCCCGGGAACGCGACGGCCTTCGATCTGATCTATACGCCCGAACGCACCCCGTTTCTGAACGACGCGTCGGCACGCGGGATGCGCACCGTGACGGGAACGGCGATGTTCCTGGCCCAGGGCGCCGCCACGTTCGCCCGCTGGTTCGGGTTTGCGCCGAAGGAGTTGCCCGTATGA
- the aroC gene encoding chorismate synthase has product MSLRHLTAGESHGAALVGILEGMPSGLPLDIATLHAQAKRRKLGFGRGNRQTIETDEVRILSGVRRGVTIGSPIALMIENRDHVRWAEIMRVDAPDDDAPAARAVHVPRPGHADRVGGIKYDRNDLRDILERASARETAMRVALGTIARAFLAEVGVMLTSRVVRIGRAVDESPWHDVPVAEIDASPVRALDPVAAAAMVQEIELARAAGDALGGVFEVVAFGAPVGLGSYAQWDRRLEAEVGRAFLSLNAIKGVEIGLGFGAAARPGSEAHDAYEPDPQTRTRYRTNRAGGIEGGMTTGQPIVVRVGMKPIATLMKPLDSVDLRTGEAVKAHIERADTCAVPAAAVIGESLLALVLADAVLAKFGGDSLGEVQQRVRAWEATARAR; this is encoded by the coding sequence ATGAGTCTGCGTCACTTGACCGCCGGCGAGTCGCACGGCGCCGCGCTGGTCGGAATCCTCGAGGGGATGCCGAGCGGCTTGCCGCTCGACATCGCAACGCTGCACGCGCAAGCGAAGCGGCGTAAACTCGGCTTCGGCCGCGGCAACCGGCAGACGATCGAAACCGACGAGGTGCGCATCCTCTCCGGCGTGCGGCGCGGCGTGACGATCGGGAGTCCGATCGCGCTGATGATCGAGAACCGCGACCACGTGCGCTGGGCGGAGATCATGCGCGTCGACGCGCCCGACGACGATGCACCGGCGGCGCGCGCGGTGCACGTTCCGCGGCCCGGCCACGCCGACCGCGTCGGCGGGATCAAATACGACCGCAACGACCTGCGCGACATCCTCGAACGCGCGAGCGCGCGCGAGACGGCGATGCGCGTCGCGCTGGGGACGATCGCACGCGCGTTTCTCGCCGAGGTCGGCGTGATGCTGACGAGCCGCGTCGTGCGGATCGGGCGCGCGGTCGACGAGTCGCCGTGGCACGACGTCCCGGTCGCCGAGATCGATGCGTCGCCGGTGCGCGCGCTCGATCCGGTCGCCGCCGCGGCGATGGTGCAGGAGATCGAACTCGCCCGGGCTGCGGGCGACGCGCTCGGCGGCGTCTTCGAAGTCGTCGCGTTCGGCGCGCCGGTCGGCCTCGGATCGTACGCGCAGTGGGACCGCCGGCTCGAAGCCGAAGTCGGGCGCGCGTTTCTCTCGCTCAACGCGATCAAAGGCGTCGAGATCGGCCTCGGGTTCGGCGCCGCGGCGCGGCCCGGTTCCGAGGCGCACGATGCCTACGAACCCGATCCGCAGACGCGCACGCGCTACCGCACCAACCGCGCCGGCGGGATCGAAGGCGGGATGACGACGGGTCAGCCGATCGTGGTGCGCGTCGGGATGAAGCCGATCGCGACGCTGATGAAACCGCTCGACTCGGTCGACCTACGCACCGGCGAGGCGGTGAAAGCGCACATCGAACGCGCCGACACCTGCGCCGTGCCGGCGGCCGCGGTGATCGGCGAATCGCTGCTCGCGCTCGTCCTTGCCGACGCGGTGCTCGCGAAGTTCGGCGGCGACTCGCTGGGCGAAGTGCAACAGCGCGTACGCGCCTGGGAAGCGACCGCGCGTGCCCGCTAA
- the aroB gene encoding 3-dehydroquinate synthase, translating to MPANIYLCGPPGSGKSVVAPLVAQLRGLDAVDIDTLVEANAGRRIAQIVDEDGVAAFRTLERETIARVAARGDVVVSLGGGALEDGANRCAIAESGILVFLDASVETCEKNVARHPGTRPLLREPGALARLHRERRPRYLDAAIRVVVDGATPRALAQSIDAALRDERVVRVATAKPYDVAIGPGVLESIATRVAPQAGGRAVIVVDRHVEALGLRVARAYHDAGLHATLIDVDADESLKSLGSIGTLYGRFVEAQLDRRGIVVGIGGGTIGDAVGFAAATYQRGVPFVSIPTTLLSAVDAAIGGKTAINLDAGKNLVGTVTQPALVAIAPHTLRSLPQRDVVSGYGEMLKYGLALDAALYRALRESEAALLADPATAIDAIARCVAIKAEIVARDEDDRAGIRAMLNFGHTVGHAVEKVAGFGTLRHGEAVIVGMRAALALSVARGALDDAARDDVDRHLASLPVPDAWRGLDADAVVAATRGDKKRHACGTQFVLLEALGRARLDDGVQPGDVRAALHRIGLG from the coding sequence GTGCCCGCTAACATCTACCTCTGCGGGCCGCCGGGCTCGGGGAAATCCGTAGTCGCGCCGCTCGTCGCGCAGCTGCGCGGGCTCGACGCCGTCGACATCGACACGCTGGTCGAAGCAAACGCCGGACGGCGGATCGCGCAGATCGTCGACGAGGACGGGGTCGCCGCATTCCGCACGCTCGAACGCGAGACGATCGCACGGGTCGCAGCGCGCGGCGACGTTGTGGTCTCGCTCGGCGGCGGCGCGCTCGAAGACGGCGCCAACCGCTGCGCGATCGCCGAGAGCGGGATCCTGGTCTTCCTCGACGCCTCGGTGGAGACGTGCGAGAAGAACGTCGCGCGGCATCCCGGGACGCGGCCGCTGCTGCGCGAGCCCGGCGCGCTCGCGCGCCTGCATCGCGAACGCCGCCCGCGCTACCTCGACGCCGCGATTCGCGTCGTCGTCGACGGCGCGACGCCGCGCGCGCTCGCGCAGTCGATCGACGCGGCGCTGCGCGACGAACGCGTCGTGCGGGTCGCGACGGCGAAGCCGTACGACGTCGCGATCGGTCCCGGCGTCCTCGAATCGATCGCGACGCGCGTCGCACCGCAGGCCGGCGGCCGCGCGGTGATCGTCGTCGACCGCCACGTCGAGGCGCTCGGCCTGCGCGTTGCACGCGCCTATCACGACGCCGGACTGCACGCGACGCTGATCGACGTCGACGCCGACGAATCGCTCAAATCGCTCGGCTCGATCGGTACGCTCTACGGCCGCTTCGTCGAGGCGCAACTCGACCGGCGCGGGATCGTGGTGGGGATCGGCGGCGGCACGATCGGCGATGCGGTCGGCTTCGCCGCCGCGACGTACCAGCGCGGCGTCCCGTTCGTCTCGATCCCGACGACCCTGCTCTCGGCGGTCGACGCGGCGATCGGCGGCAAGACCGCGATCAACCTCGACGCCGGCAAGAACCTTGTCGGAACGGTGACGCAGCCCGCGCTCGTCGCGATCGCGCCGCACACGCTGCGTTCGCTCCCGCAGCGCGACGTCGTCTCCGGCTACGGCGAGATGCTCAAGTACGGCCTGGCGCTCGACGCCGCGCTCTACCGGGCGCTGCGCGAGAGCGAAGCCGCCCTGCTCGCCGATCCGGCGACCGCGATCGACGCGATCGCGCGCTGCGTCGCGATTAAAGCCGAGATCGTCGCACGCGACGAAGACGATCGCGCCGGGATCCGCGCGATGCTCAACTTCGGCCATACCGTCGGGCACGCCGTCGAGAAGGTCGCCGGGTTCGGAACGCTGCGGCACGGCGAAGCGGTGATCGTCGGGATGCGCGCCGCGCTCGCGCTTTCGGTAGCACGCGGCGCACTCGACGACGCCGCCCGCGACGACGTCGACCGTCACCTCGCGAGCCTACCGGTCCCCGACGCGTGGCGCGGCCTCGACGCCGACGCGGTCGTGGCCGCGACCCGCGGCGACAAGAAGCGTCACGCCTGCGGCACGCAGTTCGTCCTGCTCGAAGCGCTCGGCCGCGCGCGGCTCGATGACGGCGTGCAGCCCGGCGACGTGCGCGCGGCGCTCCACCGGATCGGCCTCGGATGA
- a CDS encoding type II 3-dehydroquinate dehydratase: protein MNVLVVNGPNLNLLGEREPAIYGRTTLAELERAVAEHARELGQTVHFFQSNHEGAIIDELHAQRRWANAVIINPAAFTHYSYAIRDALLAINLPCAEVHLSDVDNRPEPFRKISVVRGVCVHCFMGLGVGSYLAALDAFARDARAAIPPA, encoded by the coding sequence ATGAACGTCCTCGTCGTCAACGGGCCGAACCTGAACCTGCTCGGCGAACGCGAGCCGGCGATCTACGGCCGCACGACGCTCGCCGAACTGGAGCGCGCCGTCGCCGAGCACGCGCGCGAACTCGGTCAGACGGTGCACTTCTTCCAATCGAATCACGAAGGCGCGATCATCGACGAACTGCACGCCCAGCGCCGTTGGGCGAACGCGGTGATCATCAATCCCGCGGCGTTCACGCACTACTCGTACGCGATCCGCGACGCGCTGCTCGCGATCAACCTGCCGTGCGCCGAGGTCCACCTCTCCGACGTCGACAACCGCCCCGAACCGTTCCGCAAGATCTCGGTGGTCCGCGGCGTTTGCGTGCACTGCTTCATGGGGCTCGGCGTGGGATCGTATCTTGCCGCGCTCGACGCGTTCGCGCGCGACGCGCGCGCGGCGATCCCGCCGGCGTGA